The Geobacter sp. AOG2 genome includes a window with the following:
- a CDS encoding glycosyltransferase family 9 protein codes for MCNSPSAITNAILVVAEFSADFSEHFLPIVDEIRKQYVGVKVNAILHRVKLTNWADCYAASESFPFDNLVITEGKDQLSAALSSKSSESVFIFFKHNFAPGDLELYRVVPSVIPYAVYLLRNTLKLRDFLQSGKDNAGEISRLSRRYARRELEIAFKVRIVYIVALVFQTLLGILVYFRKGSDRHRILFIRLDVLGDMVLTLPTLLAIREKYPESEITVLASRRSGSIIEEQHRVQPARFCDRLQYWQAPWHEQKVQLQGFKAFFRILQRVLQLRLERYDIIIQPVELGTGVLFATLLKGKVTVATIAERLPLARLMVHHVQSVVIPTYMMYHIADLPAFMAEELSCKNVRSYLHKSLLVSKADKLAVFQTLTAHKWNPHSIVVTINIGAGSPKRRWSPHKYAGLVSALTEIKDIFPVIVGGEGERELGETINALIDRPLPNLVGTLNLNQLVSLLSISDLVVTPDTGVMHIAAALDRKIVALYGAGLVSFCRPLCSEYLIVKAELGCSGCGDLCFVDGEPPCISAITVEMVLDAVHSLLK; via the coding sequence GTGTGTAATTCACCGAGTGCCATTACGAACGCCATTCTGGTCGTCGCTGAATTTTCGGCTGACTTTTCGGAACATTTCCTTCCAATTGTCGATGAAATTCGAAAACAGTATGTTGGTGTAAAGGTCAATGCGATCCTACACAGGGTTAAATTGACCAACTGGGCCGACTGTTATGCCGCTTCAGAGAGTTTTCCCTTTGACAACCTTGTTATCACGGAGGGAAAGGACCAACTTTCCGCTGCTCTATCAAGTAAGAGTTCGGAAAGCGTCTTCATTTTTTTTAAGCACAATTTTGCTCCTGGCGATCTTGAACTCTATCGGGTCGTCCCGTCCGTCATCCCTTATGCTGTTTATCTCCTGAGAAATACCCTTAAGCTACGCGATTTCTTGCAATCAGGAAAGGACAACGCGGGAGAAATAAGCCGCTTATCTCGCCGCTACGCCAGACGTGAGCTTGAAATAGCGTTTAAGGTGCGCATCGTTTATATCGTAGCTTTAGTCTTTCAGACACTGCTCGGCATCCTTGTGTATTTTCGAAAAGGTTCTGACCGCCACAGGATTCTTTTCATACGTCTTGACGTGTTGGGCGATATGGTCTTAACCCTTCCAACTTTACTCGCCATACGTGAGAAATACCCCGAATCTGAAATAACGGTGCTTGCGTCCCGAAGAAGCGGCAGCATAATCGAGGAACAACATAGAGTGCAGCCAGCGAGATTTTGTGACCGACTCCAGTATTGGCAAGCGCCTTGGCACGAGCAAAAAGTTCAACTGCAAGGATTTAAGGCGTTTTTTAGGATTCTCCAACGTGTTCTTCAGTTACGTTTGGAACGCTACGACATCATCATCCAACCGGTCGAGCTTGGAACGGGAGTGTTATTCGCCACACTTCTTAAGGGAAAGGTAACTGTTGCCACCATTGCGGAAAGACTACCACTGGCGCGACTCATGGTTCACCATGTTCAGTCTGTAGTTATCCCAACATATATGATGTACCACATTGCTGATTTGCCGGCATTTATGGCTGAGGAATTAAGTTGTAAGAACGTGCGATCTTACTTGCATAAGTCACTTCTAGTTTCTAAGGCAGATAAGTTAGCCGTATTTCAGACTCTAACAGCACACAAGTGGAACCCACACTCCATCGTTGTTACTATCAATATCGGAGCCGGGAGCCCAAAGAGAAGATGGAGTCCGCACAAATACGCCGGTCTGGTCAGTGCACTGACAGAGATAAAGGATATCTTCCCCGTGATAGTCGGCGGAGAAGGTGAGCGTGAACTTGGAGAGACGATTAATGCTCTGATTGATCGGCCACTACCTAATTTGGTTGGCACGCTAAATCTAAACCAGCTAGTCTCATTATTGTCTATTTCTGACCTTGTAGTAACACCAGATACAGGTGTTATGCATATTGCGGCAGCTCTTGATAGAAAGATTGTTGCACTTTACGGAGCGGGCCTGGTATCTTTTTGCCGACCGCTATGTTCCGAGTATCTGATCGTGAAGGCAGAGTTGGGGTGCTCCGGGTGTGGAGACCTCTGTTTTGTTGATGGTGAACCCCCTTGTATATCCGCCATAACGGTTGAAATGGTCCTTGATGCAGTGCACTCTTTGCTGAAATAG
- a CDS encoding glycosyltransferase family 4 protein, producing MKLNFVTPPLSATNFSGGIYCILKYADGLARKGHDVIITPGVHSAMPKWIRCDASFLLREKNRLKLSSISEFKHSILNMIEIASFNYRSQEMKAAITNDYFARIMPTDSVITIATAWDTVEPVIKFGSGKKVYFMQHFETVFFDGECYEKTKCEMTYQLPIVKIANSQWLYNTVNEYARSHCLKPDIFKCLNAVDHEIYKNMHFAKDTESVKIISYGGRCAAWKGFLEMAKAVALTRSRLPNYTIEWFVYGNAILPPDNPVARYLPLGFLKPVELGQAYNKADILLSASWYESFPLFPIEAMACGLAVITTQPGTEDYAFHADTAHIVEPRNVESIADGLCKLIVDIDYRNNLSLKGEEMATKFTWESSVDTMEKILGEIAMNEC from the coding sequence GTGAAGCTTAATTTTGTAACTCCTCCTCTGAGTGCCACCAATTTTAGCGGTGGCATTTACTGTATATTAAAATACGCGGATGGACTTGCTCGTAAAGGCCATGACGTCATAATTACGCCTGGTGTGCATAGTGCTATGCCAAAATGGATAAGATGTGACGCCTCTTTTCTGTTGAGAGAGAAGAATAGGCTGAAACTGTCAAGCATTTCTGAATTCAAACATAGTATTTTGAATATGATCGAAATAGCCAGTTTTAACTACAGGTCTCAGGAGATGAAGGCTGCCATAACAAATGATTATTTCGCGCGAATCATGCCAACAGATTCAGTGATCACCATTGCAACGGCGTGGGACACTGTGGAGCCGGTCATCAAATTCGGCAGCGGGAAGAAGGTCTATTTCATGCAACACTTCGAAACAGTATTCTTCGATGGAGAGTGCTATGAGAAAACGAAGTGTGAAATGACCTATCAATTGCCTATTGTCAAGATTGCAAACTCACAATGGCTCTACAATACGGTGAATGAGTATGCTCGTTCACATTGCCTAAAACCCGATATCTTTAAATGTTTGAATGCTGTAGATCACGAAATTTACAAGAACATGCACTTTGCCAAGGATACCGAATCCGTCAAGATTATCAGCTACGGTGGACGCTGCGCGGCTTGGAAAGGTTTCCTTGAAATGGCAAAGGCCGTGGCGCTAACTCGATCACGTCTACCTAATTACACCATCGAGTGGTTTGTTTATGGAAACGCCATACTGCCACCGGATAACCCGGTAGCCCGTTACCTGCCCCTGGGGTTTTTAAAACCTGTAGAGCTCGGTCAAGCCTACAATAAGGCGGATATTCTCCTCAGCGCGTCGTGGTATGAGAGTTTTCCCTTGTTTCCTATCGAAGCGATGGCCTGTGGTCTAGCTGTGATAACAACGCAGCCTGGTACAGAAGATTACGCTTTTCATGCTGATACCGCCCATATCGTTGAGCCTAGGAATGTAGAGTCGATTGCCGACGGCTTGTGCAAGCTGATTGTCGATATTGATTACCGGAATAACCTTTCATTAAAGGGAGAGGAGATGGCTACAAAGTTCACTTGGGAATCTTCAGTGGACACAATGGAAAAAATCTTGGGTGAGATAGCTATGAATGAATGCTGA
- a CDS encoding ABC transporter ATP-binding protein: MSTVITVENLGKKYLLRHQSGQQPYVALRDVLSDGVKTLGRRLLGRGGATTRSAEREEFWALKDVSFEVKQGDRIGIIGRNGAGKSTLLKILSRITEPTTGSVRIKGRVASLLEVGTGFHPELTGRENIYLNGAILGMGRAEIRKKFDEIVDFAEIEKFLDTPVKRYSSGMYVRLAFAVAAHLEPEILVVDEVLAVGDVLFQAKCLGKMEEVSSKEGRTVLFVSHNLGAIKAMCSSCLCMHAGAIAGSSTDFEALFAKYLDLQKQQQLSPSAKINRFKSVSIEGGDVGVLSQRDNVHLSIVVEIGFNKNINCGITIYNSIGIPLLSSCILDSMTHVSLGINEYILKIPMKLFHSGHYRVEGAIWGNSTCFDQNECLCAFDVLRDDSLLEINGEGYKGYMKLPDSWLVSPRTTGGPGEA; the protein is encoded by the coding sequence ATGTCCACGGTCATTACGGTCGAAAATCTCGGCAAGAAATACCTCCTGCGGCACCAGTCCGGCCAACAGCCGTATGTGGCCTTGCGCGACGTGCTGAGCGACGGCGTGAAAACTCTCGGCCGCAGGCTGCTGGGGCGGGGCGGGGCAACGACGCGCAGTGCGGAGCGGGAAGAGTTCTGGGCGCTGAAGGATGTGTCCTTCGAGGTCAAGCAGGGGGACCGCATCGGCATCATCGGCCGTAACGGCGCCGGCAAATCGACGCTGCTCAAGATTCTCAGCCGCATCACCGAACCGACCACCGGCAGCGTCCGCATCAAGGGAAGGGTGGCCAGCCTGCTGGAGGTGGGGACCGGTTTTCATCCCGAGCTGACCGGCCGGGAGAACATCTACCTCAACGGCGCCATCCTGGGGATGGGGCGGGCGGAGATCAGGAAAAAGTTCGACGAGATCGTCGACTTTGCCGAGATCGAGAAGTTTCTCGATACACCGGTTAAGCGCTATTCCTCGGGGATGTACGTAAGGCTGGCCTTTGCCGTGGCGGCCCATCTGGAGCCGGAGATTCTTGTCGTCGATGAGGTCCTGGCGGTCGGGGATGTTCTGTTTCAGGCAAAATGTCTCGGGAAAATGGAGGAGGTCTCATCTAAAGAAGGAAGGACAGTGTTGTTCGTGAGCCACAATCTTGGTGCAATCAAGGCAATGTGTAGTAGTTGCCTCTGTATGCATGCTGGGGCCATAGCTGGATCAAGCACCGACTTCGAAGCGCTTTTTGCTAAATATCTGGACCTACAAAAGCAGCAACAGCTTAGCCCCTCGGCAAAGATAAACAGATTCAAGTCTGTCTCTATTGAGGGTGGAGACGTCGGCGTGCTGAGCCAACGCGACAACGTGCACCTGTCGATAGTCGTTGAAATAGGTTTCAATAAAAACATAAACTGTGGCATCACCATCTACAATTCCATCGGTATCCCTTTGCTGTCATCGTGCATTCTGGACAGCATGACACATGTAAGTCTCGGTATTAATGAATACATACTCAAGATACCGATGAAACTATTTCATTCAGGCCACTATCGGGTCGAAGGAGCCATTTGGGGGAACTCCACCTGTTTCGACCAGAACGAGTGTTTGTGTGCCTTTGACGTGTTGCGGGATGATTCGCTACTTGAAATAAATGGTGAAGGTTACAAGGGTTACATGAAGCTGCCTGATTCGTGGTTGGTATCGCCTAGAACGACAGGAGGCCCCGGTGAAGCTTAA
- a CDS encoding ABC transporter permease, translating into MEQPEIIIKPGMGALHYWRDIWRYRELFFFLAWRDILVRYKQTAIGIAWSVLRPLLTMVVFTIVFGKLAKLPSNGVPYPIMVYAAMLPWQFFANSLTESSNSLIDNSNLLTKVYFPRLIVPAGSVIVSMVDFLISAVILVGLMVWYRFVPDMRILFLPAFFMMAFMASFGAGLWLSALNVQYRDFRYVVPFLVQFGLYISPVGFSSAIVPEQWRFLYFLNPMVGVIDGFRWALLGDAFPVNWPGFALSFVLVVLILAGGVFYFRRMERSFADVV; encoded by the coding sequence ATGGAACAGCCGGAAATCATCATAAAGCCCGGTATGGGCGCGCTCCACTACTGGCGCGATATCTGGCGCTACCGGGAGCTTTTCTTCTTTCTGGCGTGGCGGGATATTCTGGTGCGCTACAAGCAGACCGCCATCGGTATCGCCTGGAGCGTGTTGCGCCCGCTGTTGACCATGGTGGTCTTCACCATCGTCTTCGGCAAGCTGGCCAAACTTCCCTCCAACGGCGTCCCTTATCCGATCATGGTCTACGCGGCCATGCTGCCGTGGCAGTTCTTCGCCAACTCGCTCACCGAGAGCAGCAATTCACTGATCGACAACTCGAACCTGCTCACCAAGGTCTACTTCCCCCGCCTGATCGTCCCGGCCGGCTCGGTCATCGTCAGCATGGTGGATTTCCTCATCTCCGCCGTCATCCTCGTCGGGCTGATGGTCTGGTACCGTTTCGTCCCCGACATGAGAATCCTCTTTTTGCCCGCCTTCTTCATGATGGCGTTCATGGCCTCTTTCGGCGCCGGGTTGTGGCTCTCGGCGCTCAACGTGCAATATCGCGACTTCCGCTACGTGGTGCCGTTTCTGGTGCAGTTCGGGCTCTACATCTCGCCGGTCGGCTTTTCCAGCGCCATCGTGCCGGAGCAGTGGCGCTTCCTGTACTTTCTCAACCCCATGGTCGGCGTTATCGACGGTTTTCGCTGGGCGCTCCTGGGGGACGCCTTCCCGGTCAACTGGCCCGGCTTTGCTCTCTCCTTTGTCCTCGTCGTCCTGATCCTTGCCGGCGGAGTTTTCTACTTCCGCCGCATGGAACGCAGCTTTGCGGACGTGGTGTAA